In Candidatus Mycalebacterium zealandia, one DNA window encodes the following:
- a CDS encoding DUF255 domain-containing protein, with protein sequence MNKLSKEKSPYLLQHAGNPVDWYPWCDEAFEKAAREDKPVLVSVGYSTCHWCHVMEKESFEDTEVAAQMNESFVSIKVDREERPDIDGVLMSVCQMISQGNCGWPLNVVMTPEKKPFFAATYIPKNNKYGRAGMIELIPRINEVWRSRREEIEKSAAEISRAIKDAQTLIQSKGEMNAEEMLKNGFAQLAANFDPDFGGFGDAPKFPSPHNLIFLIRYWKRTGERKALEMAEKTLTAMLKGGINDHIGFGIHRYSTDRRWLVPHFEKMLYDQALVSFALTELALATKNSVYADGAKKILEYVMRDMTSPDGAFFCAEDADSEGEEGKFYLWEYEEFKKIAGEHAVFASETLNIKDGGNFTDEASGTMPGTNIAHLTREVSELAAQFEMSVEQAAQSLESARKKLFTEREKRPRPHKDDKILTDWNGLMIAAFAKAGRVFSEPRYTAAARKAADFIENKMLGADGFVHRFRDGEAAIRANLDDYAFTVWGLLELYEAEFETGRLKTALTLNEKMMTLFSDPQKGGFFFTPEDSEELIVRKKEFHDGAVPCGNSVAAMNLVKISRITGNPEFAQTAFETIRSLSLSIEKIPSSHTMLLCAMEFEAGAATEIVIACDDEDEIKTVAGNIETIYDPNRTAVLKKTDDTEIDKIAPFAVNCKPVNGTAAVYVCENGACGLPVEASEFIGKHIKTEKKG encoded by the coding sequence ATGAACAAACTCTCAAAAGAAAAAAGCCCCTATCTTCTTCAGCACGCGGGTAATCCGGTGGACTGGTATCCATGGTGCGACGAGGCGTTTGAAAAAGCGGCGCGGGAAGACAAGCCGGTTCTTGTATCGGTCGGGTACTCAACCTGCCATTGGTGCCATGTGATGGAAAAAGAGTCTTTTGAAGACACCGAAGTCGCGGCGCAGATGAATGAATCTTTCGTGTCAATCAAGGTTGATCGCGAGGAAAGACCGGACATAGACGGCGTGCTTATGAGTGTGTGCCAGATGATTTCACAGGGCAATTGCGGATGGCCCCTCAACGTTGTGATGACGCCTGAAAAGAAGCCGTTTTTCGCCGCGACATACATTCCGAAAAACAACAAATACGGGCGGGCGGGAATGATTGAACTCATACCGCGAATAAATGAAGTGTGGCGCTCCAGACGCGAAGAAATTGAGAAATCAGCCGCCGAAATATCGCGCGCAATTAAAGATGCGCAAACCCTGATACAGTCGAAAGGGGAAATGAACGCGGAAGAAATGCTGAAAAACGGCTTCGCCCAGCTTGCCGCGAATTTCGACCCCGATTTTGGCGGCTTTGGAGACGCTCCCAAATTCCCCTCGCCTCACAACCTGATTTTTCTCATACGGTATTGGAAACGAACCGGAGAGAGAAAAGCGCTTGAAATGGCGGAAAAAACTCTCACGGCAATGCTTAAAGGCGGAATAAACGACCACATCGGCTTCGGAATTCACCGCTATTCAACTGACCGCCGGTGGCTCGTTCCGCATTTTGAAAAGATGCTTTACGACCAGGCGCTTGTGTCCTTCGCGCTGACCGAACTCGCGCTCGCCACAAAAAATAGCGTTTACGCGGACGGCGCGAAAAAAATCCTCGAATACGTAATGCGTGATATGACCTCTCCCGACGGGGCGTTTTTCTGCGCAGAAGACGCAGACAGCGAAGGAGAAGAGGGGAAGTTCTATTTGTGGGAATATGAGGAATTCAAAAAGATTGCCGGAGAACACGCTGTTTTTGCCTCGGAAACCTTGAACATTAAGGACGGCGGCAACTTTACCGACGAGGCTTCCGGAACAATGCCCGGCACAAACATTGCTCACTTAACGCGTGAGGTTTCCGAACTCGCGGCGCAGTTCGAAATGTCCGTGGAACAGGCGGCGCAATCTCTGGAATCGGCACGAAAAAAACTTTTCACGGAAAGGGAAAAACGCCCGCGCCCGCACAAGGACGACAAAATCCTCACTGACTGGAACGGATTGATGATAGCCGCTTTTGCCAAAGCGGGACGAGTATTCTCAGAACCGCGATACACGGCGGCCGCCCGCAAAGCCGCGGACTTCATTGAAAACAAAATGCTTGGAGCGGACGGGTTTGTTCACAGATTCAGAGACGGAGAGGCGGCAATACGCGCCAATCTGGATGACTACGCGTTCACGGTATGGGGGCTTTTGGAGTTGTATGAAGCGGAGTTTGAAACAGGACGGCTCAAAACCGCCCTCACGCTGAATGAAAAAATGATGACGCTGTTTTCAGACCCGCAAAAGGGCGGTTTCTTCTTCACTCCCGAAGACTCCGAAGAGTTGATTGTCAGAAAAAAAGAATTTCATGACGGCGCGGTTCCGTGCGGAAATTCGGTCGCGGCGATGAATCTTGTAAAAATTTCCCGAATTACGGGCAATCCAGAGTTTGCGCAAACAGCTTTTGAAACCATTCGCTCGCTCTCACTTTCGATTGAAAAAATTCCGTCTTCCCACACGATGCTACTCTGCGCGATGGAATTTGAAGCGGGCGCGGCAACCGAGATTGTTATCGCGTGCGACGATGAAGACGAGATAAAAACGGTTGCCGGAAATATTGAGACAATCTACGACCCAAACAGAACTGCCGTGCTCAAAAAAACGGACGACACAGAGATTGACAAAATCGCGCCATTTGCCGTGAACTGCAAACCCGTGAACGGAACGGCGGCGGTATATGTGTGCGAAAATGGCGCTTGCGGGCTACCGGTTGAAGCGTCTGAATTTATTGGCAAGCACATAAAAACCGAAAAAAAAGGTTGA
- a CDS encoding uracil-DNA glycosylase: MTENGETKKLMTDLKGYLEFQGRMGNGKIRTERKDAPPEREPAPGPSKTNKKTPVISIPFEGNLFENGGANSLEEIRTEMGECERCKLHAGRKTIVFGEGNPKAKVVFVGEGPGKDEDEQGRPFVGRAGKLLNKVIEAMGMKREEVYICNVVKCRPPENRNPETDEVASCEPFLMKQISCVSPRVIVCLGLVAAKAVLKLQGSPSLGSLRGVFHRYGKTKLMVTYHPAALLRNPGFKRPMWEDMKTVMAELKKT; encoded by the coding sequence ATGACGGAAAACGGAGAAACAAAAAAGCTGATGACAGACCTGAAAGGCTATCTTGAGTTTCAGGGGCGCATGGGAAACGGGAAAATCCGCACGGAGCGGAAAGATGCTCCGCCTGAGCGCGAACCCGCGCCGGGACCTTCCAAAACAAACAAAAAAACACCGGTCATTTCCATCCCTTTTGAAGGAAATTTGTTTGAAAACGGCGGCGCGAACAGTCTTGAAGAAATCAGGACGGAAATGGGAGAGTGCGAAAGGTGCAAACTCCACGCGGGAAGAAAAACCATTGTCTTTGGTGAAGGAAACCCGAAAGCAAAGGTGGTTTTTGTGGGCGAAGGACCGGGAAAAGATGAAGATGAACAGGGCAGACCCTTTGTGGGGCGTGCGGGAAAACTGCTGAACAAGGTTATAGAAGCGATGGGAATGAAGCGCGAAGAGGTCTATATCTGCAATGTGGTCAAATGCCGTCCGCCTGAAAACCGCAATCCCGAAACGGACGAAGTCGCGAGTTGCGAGCCGTTTTTAATGAAACAGATAAGTTGCGTTTCGCCTCGCGTGATAGTTTGTCTCGGTCTTGTGGCGGCAAAGGCGGTTTTAAAACTTCAGGGAAGTCCGTCTCTCGGTTCACTGCGCGGAGTGTTTCACAGATACGGCAAAACAAAACTTATGGTAACCTATCACCCCGCCGCGCTTCTCAGAAACCCGGGGTTCAAGCGCCCCATGTGGGAAGATATGAAGACGGTTATGGCGGAGTTGAAGAAAACTTGA
- a CDS encoding methyltransferase domain-containing protein, with translation MENYSKNLENLASRYRSLRITDKEPVDFVINNLPASGVIQATDTGCGAGRYAKLFLEALGERVFLNCFDTNEYMLDQLKTYLTEGGFSNFSAKLADARDVPLEQSSVDAVFCFNSIHHIGIVGFLQEVSRILKTGGRVFIYTRSRVQNDRTVWGLHFPLFRRKESRLYEPDEFEFKVEKFPEFEIELTKTFTYDRVNSPEDLAEKASEKAYSAFLFYEPEEFVRAFERFRANLKQSFDGDIEWEDGKIMYVLTKTS, from the coding sequence ATGGAAAATTACTCTAAAAACCTTGAAAACCTTGCCAGCAGGTACAGAAGCCTGCGAATTACGGACAAAGAACCCGTTGATTTCGTGATCAACAATCTTCCGGCGTCCGGAGTTATTCAAGCCACCGATACCGGGTGCGGAGCCGGACGATACGCGAAACTTTTTCTTGAGGCATTAGGGGAAAGAGTTTTTCTCAACTGCTTTGACACAAACGAATATATGCTTGATCAGCTCAAGACCTATCTCACGGAAGGGGGCTTTTCAAACTTTTCCGCAAAACTCGCGGACGCGAGGGATGTTCCTCTTGAACAATCCTCTGTTGATGCGGTTTTCTGCTTCAACTCAATTCATCACATAGGAATTGTCGGGTTTCTGCAAGAGGTTTCAAGAATTCTCAAAACCGGCGGGCGGGTTTTCATCTACACAAGATCAAGAGTCCAGAACGACCGTACTGTCTGGGGGCTGCATTTTCCGCTTTTCCGGCGCAAGGAGTCTCGTCTTTATGAACCGGACGAGTTTGAGTTCAAGGTGGAAAAGTTTCCCGAGTTTGAGATTGAACTGACAAAAACCTTCACTTACGACCGCGTGAATTCGCCCGAAGATCTTGCCGAAAAAGCGTCCGAGAAGGCGTATTCCGCTTTTCTTTTCTATGAACCTGAAGAGTTTGTCAGGGCGTTTGAAAGATTTCGCGCAAACCTAAAACAGAGTTTTGACGGCGATATTGAATGGGAGGACGGAAAAATAATGTATGTCCTCACAAAAACCTCTTAA
- a CDS encoding ATP-binding cassette domain-containing protein gives MESHEVSFSRDGNLILQDVSLEIAKGDFVSVVGPNGAGKTTLIKVLTGVLSPDSGVCERDPGVKIGYMPQRIERMDYIPISAGRFIGLGGAARPELEEACRRAGVSGILDSEMSALSGGEIQRVLLARALAAGPHLLVLDEPAQNLDVSGQLEFYKLIEAIHREHGVAVLMVSHDLHMVMASTKKVVCLYGHVCCAGEPKEIARDPEFISMFGEDMVRLMSVYSHAHEHTHGHRMKGGAE, from the coding sequence ATGGAATCGCACGAAGTTTCGTTTTCAAGGGACGGAAATCTGATTCTTCAAGATGTTTCGCTTGAAATTGCCAAAGGTGATTTTGTGTCTGTTGTCGGTCCCAACGGAGCGGGGAAAACCACTTTGATTAAGGTTCTCACGGGCGTTCTGTCTCCGGATTCGGGTGTGTGCGAGCGCGACCCCGGAGTCAAAATCGGCTATATGCCGCAGAGAATTGAGAGGATGGACTACATTCCCATTTCGGCGGGGCGGTTCATCGGGCTCGGCGGAGCGGCGCGCCCGGAACTTGAAGAAGCGTGCCGCCGCGCGGGAGTTTCGGGAATTCTGGACAGCGAAATGAGCGCGCTGTCGGGCGGCGAGATTCAGCGTGTTCTGCTTGCCCGCGCACTTGCGGCGGGTCCGCATCTTCTTGTGCTTGACGAGCCCGCGCAAAATCTTGACGTTTCGGGGCAACTGGAGTTTTACAAACTCATTGAAGCGATTCACCGCGAGCACGGCGTGGCGGTTTTAATGGTGTCGCATGATCTCCATATGGTTATGGCTTCAACAAAAAAGGTGGTCTGTCTTTACGGGCATGTGTGTTGCGCGGGCGAGCCGAAAGAGATTGCCAGAGACCCCGAATTTATTTCAATGTTCGGCGAGGACATGGTGCGTCTTATGTCCGTTTATTCCCACGCGCATGAGCATACTCATGGGCATCGCATGAAAGGGGGCGCGGAGTGA
- a CDS encoding transcriptional repressor, whose protein sequence is MKNGCKNHDRCVGEITTYAERVCSERGVALTPLRKRVLRIVSRSHRPVKAYKVLSELSRSAKPPTVYRTLDFLIENGLVHKLSSMSSYCACFHPSSGHSECFFLICSDCGESREFCGSALSKAVDSAVTREGFSKVETVLEVRGTCLECGRRKN, encoded by the coding sequence ATGAAGAACGGATGCAAAAATCATGACCGTTGTGTCGGAGAAATAACAACCTACGCCGAGCGCGTGTGTTCGGAGCGCGGGGTTGCGCTTACGCCTTTGAGGAAGCGCGTTCTGCGGATAGTTTCGCGCAGTCACCGACCCGTGAAGGCTTATAAGGTGCTTTCCGAACTTTCACGCTCCGCGAAGCCGCCCACCGTTTACCGCACCCTTGATTTCCTGATTGAAAACGGTCTCGTTCACAAACTGTCAAGCATGTCTTCTTACTGCGCGTGTTTTCATCCCTCAAGCGGTCATTCCGAGTGCTTCTTTCTCATCTGCTCGGACTGCGGCGAGTCAAGGGAATTTTGCGGCTCCGCGCTTTCAAAAGCCGTTGACTCCGCGGTCACCCGCGAGGGTTTCAGCAAGGTGGAGACTGTTCTGGAAGTGCGGGGAACCTGTCTTGAGTGCGGGAGAAGAAAAAATTGA
- a CDS encoding NUDIX domain-containing protein yields MSAESGKVYRKAGVVVRRSGEDGEDEILLVSARRHAGSWVFPAGTVEDGEIPEQTAVRECAEESGYVVKIGDEIGTVTVSEGEWTKNFTFFSGTVTAETESKEQDRQVKWIGVSDLESEIVAVFAPIARNVKR; encoded by the coding sequence ATGAGCGCCGAATCCGGAAAAGTTTACCGTAAGGCGGGCGTGGTTGTCCGCCGGAGTGGAGAGGATGGTGAGGATGAAATTCTTCTCGTGAGCGCGCGCAGGCATGCGGGCTCATGGGTTTTTCCGGCGGGAACGGTTGAAGATGGGGAAATTCCCGAACAAACCGCCGTGCGCGAGTGCGCGGAGGAAAGCGGATATGTCGTTAAAATCGGAGATGAAATCGGCACGGTTACGGTTTCCGAAGGTGAATGGACAAAGAATTTCACCTTTTTCTCCGGAACCGTTACGGCGGAAACGGAAAGCAAGGAACAGGACAGGCAGGTCAAATGGATTGGCGTTTCCGACCTTGAAAGCGAGATTGTCGCAGTGTTTGCGCCCATCGCCCGGAATGTAAAGCGGTAA